One stretch of Aigarchaeota archaeon DNA includes these proteins:
- the gatD gene encoding Glu-tRNA(Gln) amidotransferase subunit GatD translates to MNALELQGYSGIVRKLLERENISIGDEVEVISNGRRYQGILMARYELADPSYITLKLPNGYNIGIRVTENTSISKISAGTKPTFTRPPKPQILGNLPNVIIISTGGTIASRIEYRTGAVRPALDADDLLAIVPELAEIAKIDTEVLYSVFSENVQVQHWVGMAEAVDRHIRKGMDGVVLTHGTDTMGYTAAALSFALQKPPIPIILVGAQRSSDRPSSDAATNLIAAVATAAKAPFGEVVVAMHKWHSDDVIALHRGTRVVKLHTSSRDAFRSVNSGPIAYYQNGELRVMIDDLNPRGSNNYVYKPKFDERAFLIKFFPSMKPDILSILADKGIRGFIIEGTGLGHVSSNWVPVIKELIERRIFVGMTSQCKFGRVNMNVYDTGRDLLKAGVVPLDDMLSEVALVKLMWTLGNLGENAELEEIKRIMLTNIAGEIYSRSLPNTGL, encoded by the coding sequence ATGAATGCATTAGAGTTGCAAGGATACTCAGGTATTGTAAGGAAACTTCTAGAACGGGAAAACATAAGCATCGGAGATGAGGTTGAAGTGATATCAAACGGCAGGAGGTATCAAGGTATTCTGATGGCCAGATACGAGTTGGCAGACCCAAGCTACATAACACTGAAACTACCTAACGGTTACAACATAGGAATAAGAGTGACGGAAAATACAAGCATATCTAAAATTTCTGCTGGAACAAAGCCTACGTTTACGCGACCACCCAAACCACAAATCCTTGGCAATCTTCCAAACGTTATCATAATCAGTACAGGCGGCACGATAGCTAGCAGGATAGAATACAGGACCGGTGCTGTTAGACCTGCCTTAGACGCTGATGATCTTTTAGCGATAGTTCCCGAACTTGCAGAAATCGCAAAGATAGATACCGAGGTGCTATATAGTGTGTTTAGCGAGAACGTTCAGGTTCAGCATTGGGTCGGGATGGCCGAGGCTGTAGACCGGCACATTCGTAAAGGTATGGATGGTGTGGTTTTAACGCACGGTACAGATACTATGGGATATACAGCAGCGGCGCTTAGCTTCGCTCTTCAGAAACCACCTATTCCGATAATTCTCGTCGGTGCACAAAGGTCTTCCGACAGACCTTCAAGTGATGCCGCGACCAACCTGATTGCAGCCGTCGCGACGGCAGCTAAGGCACCTTTCGGTGAGGTTGTCGTTGCTATGCATAAATGGCACTCTGATGATGTTATAGCCCTACATAGGGGGACTAGGGTCGTTAAGCTGCATACAAGCAGCAGGGATGCTTTCCGCTCGGTAAACTCGGGACCAATTGCTTACTATCAGAATGGCGAGCTCAGAGTCATGATTGATGATCTAAATCCAAGAGGCTCCAATAATTATGTCTATAAACCAAAGTTTGATGAAAGAGCATTCCTTATCAAGTTCTTTCCCTCCATGAAACCTGATATACTAAGCATTCTAGCCGACAAGGGCATAAGAGGTTTTATAATAGAGGGGACGGGGCTGGGACACGTATCCTCAAACTGGGTACCAGTTATAAAGGAGTTGATAGAAAGACGCATATTTGTAGGCATGACGTCTCAATGTAAGTTTGGAAGGGTTAACATGAACGTATACGATACAGGTAGAGATTTACTAAAAGCAGGTGTCGTTCCGCTTGATGACATGCTATCCGAAGTCGCACTCGTTAAGCTCATGTGGACGTTAGGCAATCTTGGCGAAAATGCCGAATTAGAGGAAATTAAAAGAATCATGCTGACGAATATTGCTGGAGAGATTTACTCAAGAAGCTTACCTAACACGGGTTTGTGA